Part of the Halodesulfurarchaeum formicicum genome is shown below.
TCTTTCCCATCCAGCGTGCCTTCGTGGCCGCCGTACTGGGCTTGGGGCTGCGGAGTGCGGCCTACCAGAGCCAGATCTTTCGGGGAGCGCTCGCCTCGATCGACGAGGGCCAGATGGAGGCCGCCCGCTCGATCGGAATGAGTCAGTTCCAGGCGATTCGCCACGTCGTGGTTCCCCAGGCGCTTCGGCGTTCCATGCCGGGATTTCAGAACGAGTTTACCATCGTTCTGAAGGACACGTCCCTGGCGTATGCGATCGGCATGGCGGAGCTTCTGACCCGAACACATGACCTCTTCGTCCAGCAGACCACTGCCGTGCTGGAACTGTTCCTATTCGCGAGTGCGATCTATTTCGCCCTGACCTTCAGCACCAATCGGGCACTGGATGCCCTACAGAATTACTTCGCGATCCCCGACGGTGATATCAGATGAGCGAGCCACTCCTTCGGATCGAGAACCTGCAGAAAAGCTACGGCGACGAGGAAGTGTTACACGACATCTCCTTCGAGATGGAGGAAAGCGACGCTTTCGTGCTGATCGGTCCCAGTGGCAGCGGCAAGTCCACGCTGCTGCGCTGTGTCAACCGCCTGACTGAACCTGATGGCGGCGACATCTATCTCGATGGCACCCGTACGAGTGATCCCGAGTACGATGTCAATCACCTCCGTCGCGAGGTCGGCATGGTGTTCCAGGACATCAACCTCTTTGCACACCTCACGGCTCTCGAGAACATCACGCTGGGCCTGAAGAAGGTCGCCGGAATGGACGAGTCAAGCGCCGAAGCCAGGGCACGGGCCGAACTCGAACAGGTTGGACTGGCCGACCAGGCTGACTCCTACCCCGCAGAACTCTCCGGCGGCCAGCAACAGCGTGTGGGGATCGCCCGCGCGCTGGCGATGGATCCCAAGCTGATGCTTTTTGACGAACCGACGAGTTCGTTGGACCCGGAACTCACCGGAGAGGTCGTCGAGGTGATGCGCCAACTGGCCGAGGAAGGGATGACCATGCTCGTGGTCACCCACGAGATGGGTTTCGCCCGGTCCGCAGCGACGCAGATGCTGTTCCTCGAAGACGGGAGTCTCGTCGAACAGGGGCCCCCAGAACAACTCTTCGACGCGCCCGAAGAAGAGCGGACCGGCCAGTTCCTCAAACGGATCACCGAGGCCGAGTCCTCGGGCTCACTCTAACATGTCGGGGGCCCAGGAGGACTTCCGAACCCCGGGAATCGAGGTCTCGGTCAGGGGCGGCATCGAACTGGTCCCCTACGCGGTGTTCTGGGGCTGGTTGCT
Proteins encoded:
- a CDS encoding amino acid ABC transporter permease encodes the protein MIATPASAALQAGDWAFVLDSWGYLSGGVLITIALTIASILLGFLAGFPFGIIEVYGNRYLRTPIDLFGTVFRGTPLVVILIFAFFVFPIQRAFVAAVLGLGLRSAAYQSQIFRGALASIDEGQMEAARSIGMSQFQAIRHVVVPQALRRSMPGFQNEFTIVLKDTSLAYAIGMAELLTRTHDLFVQQTTAVLELFLFASAIYFALTFSTNRALDALQNYFAIPDGDIR
- a CDS encoding amino acid ABC transporter ATP-binding protein — translated: MSEPLLRIENLQKSYGDEEVLHDISFEMEESDAFVLIGPSGSGKSTLLRCVNRLTEPDGGDIYLDGTRTSDPEYDVNHLRREVGMVFQDINLFAHLTALENITLGLKKVAGMDESSAEARARAELEQVGLADQADSYPAELSGGQQQRVGIARALAMDPKLMLFDEPTSSLDPELTGEVVEVMRQLAEEGMTMLVVTHEMGFARSAATQMLFLEDGSLVEQGPPEQLFDAPEEERTGQFLKRITEAESSGSL